The Afipia massiliensis genome has a segment encoding these proteins:
- a CDS encoding lysine--tRNA ligase: MSNEMPATASDLRALAEQSNAWPFEQAKQIVARLKKKPKDEVLFETGYGPSGLPHIGTFGEVARTTMVRHAFRVLTDDKIKTKLLAFSDDMDGLRKVPDNVPNKEMLTQDLGKPLTQVRDPFGTHPSFGEHNNARLRAFLDTFGFDYEFASSTQYYKSGRFDATLLKMLENIDKVMAIMLPSLREERAASYSPFLPVSPRTGVVLQVPIVAHDAKAGTVSYDDPDTKERVTVPVTGGHCKLQWKPDWAMRWVALGVDYEMAGKDLIDSVKLSGKICSALGGTPPEGFNYELFLDDKGQKISKSKGNGLTIDEWLRYASPESLSLFMYREPKAAKRLYFDVIPRNVDDYQQFIDGYPRQDGKQRLSNPVWHIHAGNPPLADMPVTFQLLLTLVSSSNAENAETLWGFIGRYRPGVTPKTHPKLDDMVGYAINYYRDFVAPTKKFREPTEGERAALTDLRNALAQLPPEASAEDIQNVVYEIGRREPFLDQVKKGKDGRPGVSLDWFNMLYQVLLGQEKGPRFGSFVAVYGVANAIAMIDAALKRAE; this comes from the coding sequence ATGTCGAATGAAATGCCCGCAACCGCGAGTGACCTTCGGGCGCTTGCCGAACAATCCAACGCCTGGCCGTTCGAACAGGCGAAACAGATTGTCGCGCGGTTGAAGAAAAAGCCGAAGGACGAGGTGCTGTTCGAGACTGGCTACGGTCCGTCGGGACTGCCGCATATCGGCACCTTCGGCGAGGTCGCGCGCACCACCATGGTGCGTCATGCCTTTCGCGTGCTGACCGACGACAAGATCAAGACCAAGCTTTTAGCGTTCTCCGACGACATGGACGGCCTGCGCAAGGTGCCGGACAATGTGCCGAACAAGGAGATGCTGACGCAGGACCTTGGCAAGCCGCTGACGCAGGTCCGCGATCCGTTCGGCACGCATCCGAGTTTCGGCGAGCACAACAATGCACGGTTGCGCGCGTTCCTCGACACCTTCGGGTTTGATTACGAGTTCGCCAGTTCGACGCAATACTACAAGTCGGGCCGCTTCGACGCGACGCTGCTGAAGATGCTGGAAAACATCGACAAGGTGATGGCGATCATGCTGCCGTCGCTGCGTGAGGAGCGTGCCGCGAGTTATTCGCCGTTCTTACCTGTTTCGCCCCGCACAGGCGTCGTGCTGCAGGTGCCGATCGTGGCGCATGACGCCAAGGCCGGTACGGTGTCCTATGACGATCCCGATACCAAGGAGCGCGTCACCGTTCCGGTTACCGGCGGGCATTGCAAGCTGCAGTGGAAGCCGGACTGGGCGATGCGCTGGGTCGCGCTAGGTGTCGACTATGAGATGGCGGGCAAGGACCTGATCGACTCGGTCAAGCTGTCCGGGAAAATCTGCTCGGCGCTCGGTGGCACGCCGCCGGAAGGCTTCAACTACGAGCTGTTCCTCGACGACAAGGGCCAGAAGATTTCCAAGTCGAAGGGCAACGGCCTCACCATCGACGAGTGGCTGCGTTACGCCTCCCCGGAATCGCTGTCGCTGTTCATGTACCGTGAGCCGAAAGCGGCGAAGCGGCTGTATTTCGACGTCATCCCGCGCAATGTCGACGACTACCAGCAGTTCATCGACGGCTACCCGCGTCAGGATGGCAAGCAGCGCCTGAGCAATCCGGTCTGGCACATTCATGCGGGCAATCCGCCGCTCGCCGACATGCCGGTGACGTTCCAGTTGCTGCTGACACTGGTGTCGTCATCGAATGCGGAGAATGCCGAAACGCTGTGGGGATTCATCGGACGTTATCGCCCGGGCGTGACGCCGAAGACCCACCCGAAGCTCGATGACATGGTCGGCTATGCGATCAACTACTATCGCGATTTCGTGGCGCCGACGAAGAAATTCCGCGAGCCGACCGAGGGCGAGCGCGCAGCCTTGACCGATCTGCGCAACGCACTGGCGCAACTGCCGCCGGAAGCATCCGCGGAAGATATCCAGAACGTGGTCTATGAAATCGGCCGCCGCGAGCCGTTTCTGGATCAGGTCAAGAAGGGCAAGGATGGCCGTCCGGGCGTGTCGCTCGACTGGTTCAATATGCTCTATCAGGTGTTGCTCGGTCAGGAGAAAGGCCCGCGCTTCGGATCGTTCGTCGCGG
- a CDS encoding NADH:flavin oxidoreductase/NADH oxidase, whose translation MSQPRLFTPIALRSITAKNRIVISPMCQYSADDGLANDWHLIHLGKFAQGGAGIVMTEAAAVTAEGRITHGDLGLWHDGQIGPLKRIAAFLRDNGSVPAIQLAHAGRKASMQRPWYGNAALTAEDHARGDKPWTIVAPSAIPMDDGWLMPHELTESDLEKLREDWRLAALRAVEADFDVLEIHCAHGYLLHEFLSPLSNHRTDAYGGDRAGRMKYPLEIIETVRAVWPLGRPLFVRISSVDGIDGGIDISDSVAFVNEAKARGVDVIDCSSGGLMGSATAARIPRGYSFQVPFAEQIRRETKVTTMAVGLILHPQQAEDVIAEDRTDLVAIGREALFDPNWPLHAELALRETKGEIGDGTFASWPKQYGWWLERREPGLRKLDGPALPFRKV comes from the coding sequence ATGTCACAGCCCCGCTTGTTCACGCCGATTGCACTGCGCAGCATCACTGCGAAAAACAGAATCGTGATTTCACCGATGTGTCAGTATTCGGCTGACGATGGCCTCGCCAATGACTGGCATCTGATTCATCTCGGCAAGTTTGCGCAAGGCGGAGCCGGCATCGTGATGACGGAGGCGGCCGCCGTTACCGCGGAGGGCCGCATCACCCATGGCGATCTGGGTCTGTGGCATGACGGACAAATCGGACCGCTCAAGCGGATCGCGGCGTTCCTTCGTGACAACGGCTCGGTGCCTGCGATCCAGCTCGCGCATGCCGGGCGCAAGGCCAGCATGCAGCGGCCGTGGTACGGCAACGCGGCGCTGACAGCCGAAGATCATGCGCGCGGCGACAAGCCGTGGACCATCGTCGCGCCGAGCGCCATTCCGATGGACGACGGCTGGCTGATGCCGCACGAACTGACTGAATCAGATCTGGAAAAGTTGCGTGAGGACTGGCGTCTCGCCGCGCTGCGCGCGGTGGAGGCGGATTTCGATGTGCTCGAGATTCATTGCGCGCACGGCTATCTGCTGCATGAATTCCTGTCGCCGCTGTCCAATCATCGCACCGACGCCTATGGCGGCGACCGTGCCGGGCGCATGAAGTATCCGCTCGAGATCATCGAGACGGTGCGTGCGGTCTGGCCTTTGGGCCGCCCGTTGTTCGTGCGCATTTCGTCCGTCGACGGAATCGACGGCGGCATCGATATCTCCGACTCGGTTGCCTTCGTGAACGAGGCCAAGGCGCGCGGCGTGGACGTGATCGACTGCTCGTCCGGCGGGTTGATGGGATCGGCCACCGCGGCCCGCATTCCGCGCGGTTACAGCTTTCAGGTGCCGTTTGCCGAGCAGATCCGCCGCGAGACGAAAGTCACCACCATGGCTGTCGGCCTTATTCTGCATCCGCAACAGGCGGAGGACGTTATCGCGGAAGACAGGACCGATCTCGTTGCAATCGGACGCGAGGCGCTGTTCGATCCGAACTGGCCGCTGCACGCCGAACTGGCCTTGCGTGAGACAAAGGGCGAAATCGGCGATGGCACCTTTGCGTCCTGGCCCAAGCAATATGGCTGGTGGCTGGAACGCCGCGAGCCGGGCCTGCGCAAGCTCGACGGTCCCGCGTTGCCATTCCGCAAGGTTTAG
- a CDS encoding group III truncated hemoglobin, whose amino-acid sequence MTLAAEKHSSVSEDTIRQLVDTFYAKVRREPDLGPVFETAIPGDWQPHLEKMYAFWSSVMLTSGRYKGNPVMKHFAVAGMRPELFATWLKLFDETCTEMFDEAGSAVFRDKAERIAESLKLALFYRPDRPWPPQAAE is encoded by the coding sequence ATGACACTTGCCGCGGAAAAACACAGCTCTGTTTCGGAAGACACCATCCGGCAACTCGTTGACACGTTCTATGCCAAGGTGCGCCGCGAACCCGATCTGGGACCGGTTTTCGAGACGGCCATTCCCGGCGACTGGCAGCCGCATCTGGAAAAAATGTATGCGTTCTGGTCGTCGGTCATGCTGACCAGCGGACGCTACAAGGGCAATCCGGTCATGAAGCACTTCGCGGTGGCCGGGATGCGTCCCGAATTGTTCGCCACGTGGCTGAAACTGTTCGACGAGACATGCACTGAAATGTTTGACGAAGCAGGCAGTGCGGTGTTTCGCGACAAGGCCGAGCGGATCGCCGAAAGTCTGAAGCTCGCGCTGTTCTATCGGCCGGATCGGCCGTGGCCTCCGCAAGCGGCAGAATAA
- a CDS encoding glycosyltransferase family 2 protein yields MAVAGRASEFGEARPQRFAGLTASARNLTTLLAGFLGRPRSQNDNQPGHHEPGPAVELDCLRHVLAPELLAAAGQRSEDLGIGADRVLIQWGVINEGVYLDHLAVHTGLDIETLEYVSRTDCPLPDGGLHLCARHGLLPIRQRGGLVYVSAPHGYSARRIVRLIARYPLLRPRIRLTSIARFNSFLEYHSGDALADTAAKGLATRFPDLSAAPAPASHGRLFRFFRYLLRLSVPVVLLTLAPMLLLDAFGVILAIWFLLFTSLRLAGCFSPPKRRPRLPRLHDSQLPIYTVVAALYREASSVAPLMQHIDDLDYPREKLDIKLVIETDDLQTRAAIARLGPMPHVQVIIAPDVGPRTKPKALNCALIFARGTFITVFDAEDRPEPGQLREALDVFRTHGSDVACAQASLCIDNTADGWIPRMFTAEYAGQFDVFLQGFSNFEMPLPLGGSSNHFRTCVLREVGGWDPYNVTEDADLGFRLARFRYRSVMFLSTTYEEAPARFGSWLRQRSRWMKGWMQTWSVHMRSPRQLWRDAGASGFFTLNIIVGGNVLTALAHPLLIGELLVRGAMSVFDDDLSSFFAKPYVELYLATIVAGYLTTIAIGLIGLVKRNLLGEAWVLVLTPVYWVCLSIAAWRALYQLLAEPYHWEKTEHGLAQHSRIASQRRAEAGERRGWLRDNA; encoded by the coding sequence ATGGCCGTGGCTGGGCGGGCAAGCGAGTTCGGCGAGGCGAGGCCGCAACGTTTTGCGGGCCTGACGGCGTCCGCCCGGAATCTGACGACCTTGCTTGCCGGCTTTCTCGGACGACCACGGTCACAAAACGACAATCAGCCCGGACATCATGAGCCTGGACCTGCTGTGGAGCTTGATTGCCTGCGGCACGTACTAGCCCCTGAGCTCCTCGCCGCGGCAGGGCAACGCAGCGAGGATCTCGGCATCGGTGCCGATCGCGTTCTGATCCAGTGGGGCGTCATCAACGAGGGCGTCTACCTCGACCACCTTGCCGTGCATACCGGACTGGACATCGAAACCCTTGAGTATGTCAGCCGCACCGATTGTCCGCTGCCCGACGGCGGCCTTCATCTTTGCGCCCGGCACGGTCTCTTGCCCATCCGACAACGCGGAGGACTGGTGTATGTGTCGGCGCCGCACGGATACAGCGCCCGCCGCATCGTCAGGCTGATCGCGCGATACCCGTTGCTTCGTCCGCGCATCCGCCTCACGTCGATCGCGCGTTTCAATTCATTCCTCGAATATCACTCCGGCGATGCGTTGGCCGACACCGCGGCCAAAGGTCTGGCGACACGTTTCCCCGACCTGTCAGCGGCACCGGCGCCGGCTTCGCATGGCCGCCTGTTTCGTTTCTTTCGCTATCTGCTGCGGCTTTCCGTTCCCGTCGTGCTCCTCACGCTGGCGCCCATGCTGTTGCTCGACGCGTTCGGCGTGATCCTCGCGATATGGTTTCTGCTGTTCACGAGCCTGCGGTTGGCCGGATGTTTCTCGCCGCCAAAACGGCGGCCTCGGCTGCCGCGGCTGCACGACAGTCAGCTTCCCATCTATACGGTGGTCGCAGCGCTCTACCGTGAAGCATCGTCGGTTGCACCGCTGATGCAGCACATCGATGATCTAGACTATCCCCGCGAAAAACTGGACATCAAGCTCGTCATCGAAACTGACGATCTGCAGACCCGCGCCGCGATCGCAAGACTGGGGCCGATGCCGCACGTTCAGGTCATCATCGCGCCTGACGTGGGACCGCGGACCAAGCCCAAGGCCCTCAACTGCGCGCTCATTTTCGCGCGCGGGACCTTCATCACCGTATTCGACGCGGAGGACCGGCCCGAACCCGGCCAGCTCCGCGAAGCGCTCGACGTGTTCCGGACGCATGGATCGGACGTCGCCTGCGCACAGGCAAGCCTCTGTATCGACAACACCGCCGACGGCTGGATACCGCGGATGTTCACTGCCGAGTATGCCGGGCAGTTCGACGTGTTCCTGCAGGGCTTTTCCAATTTCGAGATGCCGCTGCCGCTCGGCGGATCCTCCAATCACTTCCGCACCTGCGTCCTTCGCGAGGTTGGCGGCTGGGATCCTTACAACGTCACCGAGGACGCCGACCTCGGCTTCCGGCTTGCGCGATTCAGGTATCGCAGCGTGATGTTCCTGTCGACAACCTACGAGGAGGCTCCCGCGCGGTTCGGCTCCTGGCTACGCCAGCGGTCGCGATGGATGAAGGGCTGGATGCAAACATGGAGCGTGCATATGCGCTCGCCGCGCCAACTTTGGCGCGACGCCGGGGCGAGCGGCTTTTTCACCCTCAACATCATTGTCGGCGGAAATGTCCTGACCGCACTCGCGCATCCGCTCCTGATTGGCGAGCTTCTGGTGCGGGGCGCTATGAGTGTCTTTGACGATGACCTTTCGTCGTTCTTCGCAAAACCATACGTCGAGCTCTATCTCGCGACGATCGTGGCGGGCTATCTCACCACCATCGCGATCGGATTGATCGGATTGGTGAAGCGGAATTTGCTTGGAGAGGCGTGGGTTCTGGTCCTCACGCCCGTGTATTGGGTTTGCCTATCCATCGCGGCGTGGCGCGCGCTCTATCAACTTCTGGCCGAGCCTTACCACTGGGAGAAAACAGAGCACGGCCTCGCGCAGCATTCGCGAATCGCTTCGCAGCGTCGAGCCGAAGCCGGTGAGCGTCGCGGGTGGCTCAGAGATAACGCTTGA
- a CDS encoding 2-dehydropantoate 2-reductase, producing MTSSKSICVAGAGSIGCFVGGMLRSGGHAVSLLARPRVIDEINRNGLKVTSFEGIEHRLSSAEIKLSGDPAIFADADIILVTVKSDDTAEIAELIAQRARKDAVIVSLQNGTGNVSVLREAMPDHDVLAGMVPFNVLSMGEGHFHRATSGDILLEKDDAETAKLLSTPELVFRGVDDIEGVQWGKLLVNLNNALNALSGLPLRDQLAQRSWRVLFADQMREALAVIKAEGIAPVSTTPLPASFTPFILKLPDALFTKIAASMVKIDPKARSSMWEDLQRGRRTEIDHLQGLIVALAQRHGLKAPLSARIVALIREAEQAAKGSPGLTPEQVRSPVRPG from the coding sequence ATGACGTCATCGAAATCCATCTGCGTCGCAGGAGCCGGCAGCATCGGCTGCTTCGTCGGCGGTATGCTGCGATCCGGCGGCCACGCAGTGTCGCTGCTGGCACGGCCGCGCGTGATCGACGAGATCAACCGGAATGGGCTGAAGGTCACCAGCTTTGAGGGCATCGAGCATCGCCTGTCATCGGCGGAGATCAAGCTGTCCGGTGACCCGGCCATCTTTGCAGATGCCGACATCATCCTCGTTACAGTCAAGAGCGACGACACCGCCGAGATCGCGGAGCTGATCGCACAACGCGCCAGGAAGGATGCCGTGATCGTCAGTCTCCAGAACGGCACCGGCAACGTTTCGGTACTGCGCGAGGCAATGCCGGATCATGACGTGCTCGCGGGCATGGTGCCGTTCAATGTGCTGTCGATGGGCGAGGGGCATTTTCATCGCGCCACCTCCGGCGATATTTTACTGGAGAAGGACGATGCTGAGACCGCGAAACTGCTCTCGACGCCTGAACTCGTCTTCCGCGGTGTGGACGACATCGAAGGCGTGCAATGGGGCAAGCTGCTGGTCAATCTGAACAACGCGCTCAATGCGCTGTCCGGCCTGCCGCTGCGCGATCAGCTTGCACAGCGATCCTGGCGCGTGCTGTTTGCAGATCAGATGCGCGAGGCATTGGCGGTGATCAAGGCCGAGGGCATTGCGCCGGTATCGACGACGCCACTGCCTGCATCTTTCACGCCGTTCATCTTGAAACTGCCCGACGCGCTGTTTACGAAGATCGCCGCGTCGATGGTGAAGATCGACCCGAAAGCCCGCTCGTCGATGTGGGAAGATCTGCAGCGCGGCCGCCGCACCGAGATCGATCACCTGCAGGGCCTGATCGTTGCGCTCGCCCAGCGTCATGGGCTGAAGGCGCCGTTGTCCGCGCGTATCGTCGCGCTGATCCGTGAGGCCGAGCAGGCGGCCAAGGGATCGCCTGGCCTAACGCCGGAGCAGGTTCGCTCGCCTGTGCGTCCGGGCTAA
- a CDS encoding FAD-binding dehydrogenase, whose translation MANDADVIVVGAGLAGLVAATELADAGKRVIVVDQEGEQNLGGQAFWSLGGLFLVDTPEQRRLGIKDSHDLALQDWMGTAGFDRDEDHWPRKWAEAYVAFAAGEKRGWLQAMGHRIFPVVGWAERGGYDAMGHGNSVPRFHVSWGTGPGVVEPFERRAREHAKTGRIAFKFRHRVDALDMAGGAATGVSGKILEPSSEPRGVSSSRTETGDFTLKAQAVIVASGGIGGNHDLVRENWPKRLGTPPKHMVTGVPAHVDGRMIGITETAGARLINRDRMWHYVEGVHNWNPIWPGHGIRILPAPSSMWFDAIGKRLPSPLYPGYDTLGQLDYIMKTGYDYSWFILTQSIIKKEFALSGSEQNPDLTGKSWRMTIRRAFNKGAPDPVEAFKAKGADFIVRDNLDDLVAAMNKLSGTSLLDTASIRQQIEARDREIDNPYVKDTQVMGIHNARRYIGDKLIRTAKPHKILDPAHGPLIAVKLNILTRKTLGGFETDLDARVFGNDGNIIPGLYAVGEAAGFGGGGVHGYRSLEGTFLGGCLFSGRNAGRAAAKAVI comes from the coding sequence ATGGCGAACGATGCGGACGTGATTGTCGTCGGTGCGGGGCTCGCAGGTCTTGTGGCGGCGACAGAATTGGCCGACGCCGGCAAGCGCGTGATCGTGGTCGATCAGGAAGGCGAACAGAATCTCGGCGGGCAAGCCTTCTGGTCACTCGGCGGACTGTTTCTCGTCGATACCCCCGAACAGCGACGGCTCGGCATCAAGGATTCCCACGACCTGGCGTTGCAGGACTGGATGGGAACTGCGGGTTTCGACCGCGACGAGGATCATTGGCCAAGGAAATGGGCTGAAGCTTATGTCGCCTTCGCCGCCGGCGAGAAACGCGGCTGGCTGCAGGCGATGGGGCACAGAATCTTTCCCGTGGTCGGCTGGGCGGAACGCGGCGGCTATGACGCCATGGGACACGGTAATTCGGTGCCGCGCTTTCATGTCAGTTGGGGCACCGGTCCCGGCGTCGTGGAACCGTTCGAGCGGCGTGCCCGCGAACATGCCAAGACCGGCCGCATCGCCTTCAAGTTCCGTCACCGCGTCGATGCGCTCGACATGGCAGGCGGTGCCGCGACCGGCGTCAGCGGTAAAATCCTGGAGCCGTCGTCCGAACCGCGCGGCGTCAGTTCGTCGCGCACCGAGACTGGCGACTTCACACTAAAAGCACAGGCCGTGATCGTTGCTTCAGGCGGCATCGGCGGCAACCACGATCTGGTGCGCGAGAACTGGCCGAAGCGTCTTGGCACACCGCCCAAGCACATGGTGACCGGTGTTCCGGCTCACGTCGATGGCCGCATGATCGGCATCACCGAGACCGCCGGCGCGCGCCTGATCAATCGCGACCGCATGTGGCATTACGTCGAAGGGGTCCACAACTGGAACCCGATCTGGCCCGGCCACGGCATCCGCATTCTGCCCGCGCCATCATCGATGTGGTTCGACGCGATCGGCAAGCGCCTCCCCTCGCCGCTCTATCCCGGCTACGACACGCTCGGCCAGCTCGATTACATCATGAAAACCGGTTACGACTATTCATGGTTCATCCTGACGCAAAGCATCATCAAGAAGGAATTCGCGCTGTCGGGTTCGGAACAGAATCCGGATCTGACCGGCAAGAGCTGGCGCATGACCATCCGCCGCGCTTTCAACAAAGGCGCGCCCGATCCCGTCGAAGCCTTCAAGGCGAAGGGTGCCGACTTCATCGTCCGCGACAACCTCGATGATCTTGTCGCCGCCATGAACAAGCTCAGCGGTACGAGCCTGCTCGACACCGCTTCGATCAGGCAGCAGATCGAAGCCCGCGACCGCGAAATCGACAATCCTTACGTCAAGGACACCCAGGTCATGGGCATCCACAACGCGCGGCGCTACATCGGCGACAAGCTGATCCGTACCGCCAAGCCGCACAAGATTCTCGATCCCGCGCATGGACCGTTGATCGCTGTGAAGCTCAATATCCTGACGCGCAAGACGCTCGGCGGCTTCGAGACCGATCTCGATGCCCGCGTGTTCGGCAATGACGGCAACATCATTCCGGGGCTCTATGCGGTCGGTGAAGCCGCCGGCTTCGGCGGCGGCGGCGTACATGGCTATCGCTCGCTCGAAGGAACGTTCCTTGGCGGCTGCCTGTTCTCGGGCCGCAATGCAGGGCGCGCTGCGGCGAAGGCTGTGATCTGA
- a CDS encoding SCO family protein, giving the protein MNRTTRPLVIIAAFAASLAIGLLVTLWLMGGLRGAAAPAAIGGPFRLTDQAGQTVTEKSLIGRPTIIFFGFTHCPDVCPTALFEMSEVLRAMGPDAAKVNAYFVSVDPERDTSAVMKDYISSFDPNLKGLTGSPDEIAKVISAYRVYAKKIPLKDGDYTMDHTALIYLMDRKGNFVRPFNLKRTPEEAATDLKRYL; this is encoded by the coding sequence ATGAACAGGACGACCCGGCCGCTTGTGATTATCGCCGCGTTTGCCGCCAGCCTCGCGATCGGGCTGTTGGTTACGCTGTGGCTGATGGGCGGCCTGCGCGGCGCCGCCGCGCCGGCGGCGATCGGTGGCCCGTTTCGTCTGACCGATCAGGCCGGACAAACGGTGACTGAAAAGAGCCTCATTGGCCGTCCGACGATCATCTTCTTCGGCTTCACGCATTGCCCCGATGTGTGCCCGACGGCGCTGTTCGAAATGTCCGAAGTCCTGCGCGCCATGGGCCCGGACGCAGCCAAGGTGAATGCATACTTTGTGTCGGTCGATCCGGAGCGGGACACGTCGGCCGTGATGAAGGATTACATCTCGAGTTTCGATCCGAATCTGAAGGGATTGACCGGCAGCCCGGACGAAATCGCCAAGGTGATCTCGGCCTATCGGGTGTATGCCAAGAAGATCCCGCTGAAGGATGGCGACTACACAATGGATCACACCGCGCTGATCTATCTGATGGATCGTAAGGGAAACTTCGTGCGTCCGTTCAATCTGAAGCGCACGCCCGAAGAAGCCGCGACCGATCTCAAGCGTTATCTCTGA
- a CDS encoding transporter substrate-binding domain-containing protein, producing the protein MQPQMVFAFNVRLRRIAGAAAGLAVWWAALGFAAGVPPVFAQGTPPSAAPQSSQQQTAIAQPAAPQAVPGFWDPRRRPDRPDLSRLTVIRFLTETDYPPFNFTGPDGNPAGFNVDLARMICDEIKVACTIQMRRFETLVDAINGNRGDAIIASLAVTPQLRAKLDFSDPYYRSPARFVSRRDAVMAEVRPEYLEGKKVGAIAGSSHEAYLKTLFTDAQLVSFPNDDALRLALRRGEVDFVFGDAISLAFWINGTDSGDCCAFSGGPFIESRYFGEGVGIGVKRGNDLLRQALNWAMFRLWEKGRYTDLWLRYFSVSPF; encoded by the coding sequence ATGCAACCACAGATGGTATTTGCCTTCAATGTCCGATTGCGCCGTATTGCCGGTGCAGCTGCCGGGTTGGCTGTCTGGTGGGCTGCGCTAGGTTTCGCCGCCGGGGTCCCGCCCGTTTTCGCTCAGGGCACGCCGCCATCTGCGGCTCCGCAGTCGTCGCAGCAGCAAACCGCCATTGCTCAACCCGCCGCGCCTCAGGCCGTCCCGGGCTTTTGGGACCCACGGCGACGCCCCGACCGGCCGGACCTTTCGCGCCTGACGGTCATTCGCTTCCTGACTGAGACGGATTACCCGCCCTTCAACTTCACCGGTCCCGATGGCAATCCGGCCGGCTTCAATGTCGATCTGGCCCGGATGATCTGCGACGAGATCAAGGTGGCGTGCACGATCCAGATGCGCCGGTTCGAGACGCTGGTGGATGCGATCAACGGCAACCGTGGCGATGCCATCATTGCGTCGCTGGCGGTGACGCCGCAGCTTCGCGCCAAGCTCGATTTCAGCGATCCGTACTATCGCTCGCCGGCGCGCTTCGTATCCCGGCGGGACGCGGTGATGGCGGAGGTTCGCCCAGAGTATCTCGAGGGCAAGAAGGTCGGCGCGATCGCGGGCTCCTCGCATGAGGCCTATCTGAAGACGCTGTTCACCGACGCGCAGCTGGTGAGCTTTCCCAACGACGATGCGCTTCGCCTCGCGTTGCGCCGGGGGGAGGTCGATTTCGTTTTTGGTGATGCCATTTCGCTGGCGTTCTGGATCAACGGCACCGATTCCGGCGATTGCTGCGCGTTCAGCGGCGGTCCTTTCATCGAGAGCCGCTATTTCGGCGAGGGTGTCGGCATCGGGGTCAAACGCGGCAACGATCTGCTGCGTCAGGCGCTGAACTGGGCGATGTTCCGGCTCTGGGAGAAGGGCCGCTATACTGATCTGTGGCTGCGCTATTTCTCGGTCAGTCCGTTCTGA
- a CDS encoding Pr6Pr family membrane protein, with product MTMAIGSARIKRTGAALLAAFCWFSLVLQLVLHIQVASGLGLSLAEALIRFFSYFTIQTNILAALVLTAFAIKAGMDEWLVHPFVRSAVAVYIVLVGITYHTLLRHLWDPKGAQWFADTALHTVMPVGYLVFWLTCVRKAGLRWYDPLLWLIYPLFYLGFVLVRGKMSGFYPYPFIDAKTLGYAGVAANTAGLLIVCAAIGMCLVMTGWWLSRRQPA from the coding sequence ATGACGATGGCAATCGGATCGGCAAGGATCAAGCGCACGGGTGCAGCGTTGCTGGCGGCATTCTGCTGGTTTTCGCTGGTGCTTCAGCTGGTGCTGCATATTCAGGTCGCGAGCGGACTCGGTCTCTCGCTTGCGGAAGCGTTGATCCGTTTCTTCTCCTATTTCACTATCCAGACAAATATCCTCGCAGCACTGGTGCTGACGGCCTTTGCGATCAAGGCAGGCATGGACGAGTGGCTGGTGCATCCATTCGTGCGCTCCGCCGTCGCGGTCTATATCGTTCTTGTCGGGATCACCTATCACACCTTGCTGCGCCATCTCTGGGATCCAAAAGGCGCGCAATGGTTCGCGGACACGGCGCTGCATACAGTGATGCCAGTGGGCTATCTGGTGTTCTGGCTGACCTGCGTCCGCAAGGCGGGGCTTCGCTGGTATGACCCGCTGCTGTGGCTGATCTATCCGCTGTTCTATCTCGGCTTCGTGCTGGTGCGCGGAAAGATGTCCGGCTTCTATCCTTATCCCTTTATCGACGCCAAGACCTTGGGTTATGCAGGCGTTGCGGCTAATACAGCCGGATTGCTCATCGTCTGCGCTGCGATCGGCATGTGTCTGGTGATGACCGGCTGGTGGCTGTCGCGCCGCCAGCCTGCCTAA
- a CDS encoding PRC-barrel domain-containing protein yields the protein MQADTMSLKPHRLVASDRVEGTRVFNADGRKIGSIKRLMIDKTSGNVAYAVLCFGGFLGVGEDYRPLPWASMRYNLEIEAYELLTLMSDEELAKAPSFGTDKEFDWGNRVREVDAYWIGF from the coding sequence ATGCAAGCGGACACCATGAGTCTCAAACCACACCGCCTTGTCGCCAGCGACAGGGTGGAGGGGACGCGGGTTTTCAATGCCGACGGCAGGAAAATCGGAAGCATCAAGCGGCTGATGATCGACAAGACCAGCGGCAACGTTGCATACGCCGTTCTGTGCTTCGGCGGCTTTCTCGGGGTTGGCGAGGACTATCGCCCGCTTCCGTGGGCAAGTATGAGGTACAATCTCGAGATTGAAGCCTATGAATTGCTGACGCTGATGTCCGATGAGGAATTGGCGAAAGCGCCGTCCTTCGGCACGGACAAGGAGTTCGACTGGGGCAATCGCGTGCGCGAAGTCGACGCCTACTGGATCGGCTTCTGA